The nucleotide sequence TTCATTAATGGCCATGACGTATGGTCAGATCACACTCAGGCCATGGAAGCCCTGGGCATACTAATGGACGGGTTGTCGTACCCAGAACGGCTCACCGCCCGCGAATTACTTGAATACACCGGCAGATTGCGTAAAGTTAAGCCGAGCGACCTTGAACAACGGGTGACTGATCTTTTGGAAGTGCTGGAGCTTGATACTGCTAATTCCACCATGGTGGTTGATTTTTCTACCGGTATGCGAAAGAAAATTGCCCTTGGCATGGCACTGATTCATGTACCTGATGTGCTTATTCTTGATGAGCCGTTCGAATCAATCGACCCAGTTTCCGCCAACGCCATTGAAGCAGTACTGCGCCAATTTGTGAGTAGGGGAGGAACGGTGATTTTATCGAGTCACGTTATGGCGTTTGTCGAGCGCTTATGCGACAGACTAGCCATAATTGTAGCCGGAAAAGTAATCGCCGAAGGTACAGTCAAAGAAGTGGCAGCCGGCAAATCGTTGCACGAACGATTTGTAGAATTGGTAGAAACCCGCCCACCACATAAACAACTTGAGTGGCTGTAATGAAACTGCTTGCTACCTTACTTCGGCTCAAATTCCTACTTATTAAGCACGGCCCTAACGCCGAGCGCGGCTTTGGCCTGGTGACCGGCGGGGTGTTTGCGCTGCTGCTTGTTGGGCTCGCAACACCAATAATAAATGGAACGATCAGCGCGGATTGGCTGCTCGTATGCTTAACCGCTTGGGGAGTTATGTGGTTACTGGCGCCACTTATCCAGCCAACGTATACCGCTCCACTCCTCCAGCACGAATGGTTTCGCTCACTTCCACACTCGCCATACGCCATCGTGGCGGCACTTGGAGTAACCGAGCTATTTGGCGTCGGGCCGCTTATAACCGTAGTTGCGTTTGCGAGCCTACTTATACCGGCCAGTGTGGCGAGTGGGCTAGTTATGACAATAAGCATTGCGGCTGTTATCGCACAAGTCATGTTCCTTATATGGTTAGGAAAAGCTACTGCAGCAGTTGTTCAGCGATTTATGCAGCTGCGCTTTGGGCGAGCGATTGCCGCGACGCAAATGTCGTTACTACTAGCGATTTCTTTTGCCGGCTGGATACCGATTGCGGCGCTGCTTTCTTCTCAAGTTAACACTGGTATTATGCAACTTTCTGCGGGTACTATCGCCGCTGACTTGCCCACCTGGCTCGAGAATATTTTACTGCAGCTACCGACCGGCTGGGGGTTTGCCGCCGTATGGCAAGCCCTCGGGGGCAACCCGGGAGCAGCCATGGCTTACATAGCAGCACTTGTTGGCCTCACAATTATGCTATGGAGAATTTGGTTTATGGTTACCGTACAATCATTGCGCCAGCCGCCCGCCCGACAGGTGAGTGGGCTTAGGTTGAATGCAAAAGCCCGAACATTCTCCGCATTCCTGCCAGATTCCCAGCTCCAGGCTACCCTCACCCGCGAGATTAAAACCTGGTTTCGCGATCCGGTTCGTTCTTTAGAACTACGGCACGCTTGGCTAACGCCGATTTTTATGGCGGTTATTGTTTGGTTATCTGGCTGGGACTGGGCACTGCCTTTTACAGGAGTAGCCTTTGCGGTTTTCGGCGCCATGGTGGCGGTAAATACTTACGCGCTTGACGGAACCGCCTTTTGGCAGCTACTTACTACACCAGGCGCGCTTAAAGCTGACCTTTACGGAAGATATCTCGCCTGGCTGGTGTTGTTTGGTGCGCCAGCAATTATTAGTACGCTGCTTCTCGGCGCCGTAAGCGGTTCGCCACTCACCACCACGGCGATTGGCGCAACGCTGGCAGCAATCGCTACGGGCTGCACAATAGCAACATTACTCGCGGTCGTCATGCCGGCCATCGGCACCGACGCACGCCAACGCGTAAGGCTCGGGCAACGCGCCGGCGATGCGACTGGCGGCCAGATGACGGTGTTTCCAGCAGTGCTACTAGGCGCAGCCTTACCGGTAATCATAGCGGTAGTTGCCGGATACGGAGCTGCTTCGCTAGCTCCGATTATCGCGGGTTTGTTGGTTGCAGTGGCCATTGCTATTGCGGTGTCGCGTCTCACAAATGCTCTTTTGCAGCGACGGCAATTACAGTTTTACACGCTCTTACTCGGTAAGGCATAGGTTACCGTAGACTATGCAGCGATATAGTTTGTATCAGTAGAGTCCTAGCCCGGCAGCTCATTGACCTTCTTAATAAATGCTTTCATCAATGCCGAAGCTGGCGCAGCATGCGTTTCGAGCAAAAAGTGTCCGCCATCTAATATATGGGCCTCCATGCGCGGAAGATCTTCCATCCAGGAAACCGTCTCGGCAAGATCGAAGAAAACATCGTGTCGTCCCCAAACCATGAGCGCCGGTGGCTGAAATGACCGAAGGTACTCGGAAATTTGGGCAAACTTCTTAACGTAGTTCCCGTAGTCGGCTACAAGTGCTCGGTTGGCAGCCAATCTGCCTGGCAATGACATCACCCGCCAGTCTTCTTCCCAGACTGATGGCGAGATTTTGCGGGCAATATCGTCCGGCACGCCGCTCACATATTGATCACGCACACCTTCAAAGGTGAGGTGAGCGGTGGCAGTGGCTTCGGTTTTTTCGGTAGGGTTCTTCCAGAACTCCTGCGTCGCCTGCCACTGCGGCCCAAATCCGGTGCGATGTGCATTGGCGTTTTGTATAATCAAGCCTTTCACCAGCTCAGGCTGATCCATGGCAAGGCGCAGCCCAACCGGCGCGCCAAAATCATGCAAGTAAATAAAGCGTTCGCGAACACCTAAGCGCTTAAGCAGCTCCGTTACAGACTGAGCTAAGTTATCGAACGAGGTTTCCTCCAGCACATCAGAATCGCCAAAACCAGGTAAATCTGGCGCAATCACATAAGCTTCTTCAGCTAGCACAGGCAAAATGTCACGAAAAGTATTAGCCGAACTGGGAAAGCCATGCAGCAGTAAAAGTGCCGGGCGGGTTTCATCGCCAGCAGTAACAAAAGCCAATTTGTTACCATTTTTTAGGATGATAGAATTTCTTTCTTGCATACCTCTATTTTACCATTTGAGAGGAAGAGCGCTTTGTAGCGATCGTCTTATCGATAACCAATCATTCTATTAGCACAGATCTCGATCGTATCACCACTGGTTACGAATTCCCTTCGCTTCGAGCTCGAAAGCATGGAGCGACCGCTGTACCTGTACACTTTGATAAGCATCAAACACGAGTAGATGATAGCCTACCGGCAAAAAGCTGCTCGGTTGCCGCTAAACGACGAGCAACCCGACCGCCGAGCAAAGGCCGTCAGCAGCGTGAGCTTATGACTAATGCTGATGCATCGAGTTACCTGAGCCAGCTCGGCCTCGGTACTGGCGCGTCGGTCATAGTGAGTGTAAAATTATAGTCGGACGTCAGCTTCTGAAACAAACGAGCCTCGTCTTTTTCACATCCATACTGTGATTCCTGTTTTACCATTATTAATAGTCCTTTCGTTTCGGGTATCCGACCTGGTGGCATGTCTTTGACAATGGCAGAAAATTACCCGTTGTTTTTAAGATGTCGCTGAGATGTGAAATGAATATGAAATTTACCCAAGCTGCTTTTAAAAAAATTCACACCATTTTCACAATCAATCGCTACGCTTAGCACTCATTAATTTAAGTAGTGACACAATTGGAATAACACCGCGCCTGAAGCAGAAACAAAATGAGATCAAACCGAAATTATCACACTCGCACTTATAAACCCGTCAAAAAGCCGCGTCGCCGACTATTATTTGGCAGCTTAGTGAGCATTATTCCGGTTGTGTTTCTTGGCTATGGCATGATGACGTTAGGAAAAGACGTTGCCCAACCTCCACCGGCAGTAACAGTTCCGTCACCCGAAGTTTCAAAACCCAAAAAAATACAGCCTCTCTGGCCAGCAACGGGGCAGGCAGCGATTGGCAGTCTAGAGGATGGCCTGCTGGCGCGTTCATCACCGAACGAAATAGCGCGCCCGATAGCCAGCATGGCAAAAGTTATCACTGCTTTAGCGATCATGGAAAAGCAACCGCTCGAGCTCGGCCAATCTGGCCTACCCTATACACTCACCGTCGAAGACGTAGTGAATTATCACCAGTATGTCGCCAAGAACGGCTCGGTAGTGCCAGTATATGAAGGCATGGTCCTCACTCAGTACCAAGCCATGCAGGCGATGCTGATTGTTTCGGGAAACAACATGGCCGACACTTTGGTCAAAAGGATATTTGGTTCGATGGAGGCATACACCTCGTACGCCCAAGACATGGTGCAGCGCATGGGACTCCACCAGATAGTTGTCGCCGACGCCAGTGGGTATAGCCCAGCCACAATAGGCACACCATCTGAAGTCGTTGCGCTCGGCATCGCAGCACTCAAAAATCCGGTAATTGCCGAAATCGTAGCACAACCAGAAGCCTGGCTTCCGGACATTGGCCACATAAAGAACACTAATAAACTACTTGGCACCGAAGGCGTAATTGGTATCAAAACCGGCACCACTGATGAAGCCGGTAGTTGCTTGTTGTTTGCCGCACGTCACACCAATAAAGATGGGCAAAATATAACAATCGTGGGGGTTGTTATGGGTAACCCCAATCTTCGCAGCCTCTACACAGATAGTCGGCAGTTGCTTACGTCAGTAAAGCATGAGTTAGGCTCGGTCAAGACTTCTTCTAAAGAACAAGACAACGCACAATAACTTTTAGTTAATCTTGGCCTTACTCTCTCCAGGCTTAAGATATGTGATGCTACTCTGACTCTTGCATTCGCAAAAGCTCATCCTGACACTATATAACCGAATCAGACTCGTGTTATACTACTAAGCAAGATTGGAAACTTACACTAAAGATTTACGGAGATACTAATGGGTAAAATAACACTAAGCATGATG is from Verrucomicrobiia bacterium and encodes:
- a CDS encoding alpha/beta hydrolase produces the protein MQERNSIILKNGNKLAFVTAGDETRPALLLLHGFPSSANTFRDILPVLAEEAYVIAPDLPGFGDSDVLEETSFDNLAQSVTELLKRLGVRERFIYLHDFGAPVGLRLAMDQPELVKGLIIQNANAHRTGFGPQWQATQEFWKNPTEKTEATATAHLTFEGVRDQYVSGVPDDIARKISPSVWEEDWRVMSLPGRLAANRALVADYGNYVKKFAQISEYLRSFQPPALMVWGRHDVFFDLAETVSWMEDLPRMEAHILDGGHFLLETHAAPASALMKAFIKKVNELPG
- a CDS encoding D-alanyl-D-alanine carboxypeptidase, which codes for MRSNRNYHTRTYKPVKKPRRRLLFGSLVSIIPVVFLGYGMMTLGKDVAQPPPAVTVPSPEVSKPKKIQPLWPATGQAAIGSLEDGLLARSSPNEIARPIASMAKVITALAIMEKQPLELGQSGLPYTLTVEDVVNYHQYVAKNGSVVPVYEGMVLTQYQAMQAMLIVSGNNMADTLVKRIFGSMEAYTSYAQDMVQRMGLHQIVVADASGYSPATIGTPSEVVALGIAALKNPVIAEIVAQPEAWLPDIGHIKNTNKLLGTEGVIGIKTGTTDEAGSCLLFAARHTNKDGQNITIVGVVMGNPNLRSLYTDSRQLLTSVKHELGSVKTSSKEQDNAQ
- a CDS encoding ABC transporter ATP-binding protein, giving the protein MKPDPNTKTSDSPAVVLQALTKAYNQRTVVDAINLQIPHGIFYGVVGPNGAGKTTTLSMVAGLLKPTSGTAFINGHDVWSDHTQAMEALGILMDGLSYPERLTARELLEYTGRLRKVKPSDLEQRVTDLLEVLELDTANSTMVVDFSTGMRKKIALGMALIHVPDVLILDEPFESIDPVSANAIEAVLRQFVSRGGTVILSSHVMAFVERLCDRLAIIVAGKVIAEGTVKEVAAGKSLHERFVELVETRPPHKQLEWL